Genomic window (Cucumis sativus cultivar 9930 chromosome 2, Cucumber_9930_V3, whole genome shotgun sequence):
aaaaaaatgaaaggcaaattaaatcaattatcAACCAAGTactcaatcaatttttttttttttttttgataattaaaagattaagAATTGATActaaacaactttttaaaaagaaattgaaaagagaatactatttatttaattggtTGCGTAGTATTCAATCTCTAGTGATCCTAAACAAgtttgctaattaattaattacatcaCCCACTTGAACATATTCTTACCAACTTGgctaatttcaaaactaatatttttttttaatgtttagttACATAATTATCTTCAAAACAAGTTATATTAGTttgattgtatttattttttctataaaagtGATTCTTTTGTTGTTCAATTCCTACAAAATCGTTAAGAAAGTTAATACAAACACACCCACAGTTAATGCCTTGAATTAGtttcattaatattaatttctctttaGTTCAAGAAATTAGAGTACCATCCATTAATACACTTTTTTTCAATCAAGGAAGAATTATTTCCACTAATTGATGAGTTGtacctatttttctttttcaaaaagaagattttccatttaaagaaaattccaataacacaaaataaagaaaagatggtACATGTTAACTTTTAGAttcactatttttattttcaattaattaagaagaatCCATAGCttaatttgtaaatgaaaaGATGGAATATGAAAAAGGTATAAGGGGGTGTCAAATGGGGTAGCATAATATATAGCATATTTTggtaacaaaagaaagaagaagaaaaaaaaggataaaagaGGACAAAAATTTGAGAACTTTAGGAAGAAAAGCATCTTTTAGTGGGATGcatattcttatttttaaattacctTAGGACTTCTCATATGTTAATGCTTTTGGTGGGGAATGAAATGCctaatcaaaataattcatcaacAGGAGttacaaatcaaattataagatTCCAAAAGAGATAAAgattaatttcaattatacaaaattaaattttgaattatgctAAGTACTTCCAAACATGTTTTTAAGTCAAACATACAATTAactttgaattctttttaaatactagcTACTAgtcttttaaaacattttaaattatactcTCACACGGTATGCCGGCACACCTTCAAGATTTTGTTCATTAAGAGGCGATCTCACTCCATTCATTGTACCCTCTTCAACTCTAGGCTCTAGTATTACATGAATGAtcctaataatatatatatttcgaCAATTTATATTCACCATTTGAGAAATAGACTCTTACAAAATAGTTAAAGTAAGCATAACTCAACCATAGTTCAtagtttatacatattatatgaTGCGGAATTGACATTTGTCGTTTACTAGAGTAAAAAGagttgaaccaaaatataggaaggaaaagcaaaaagccaaAACTCCCTCATGTTGTCTCTTTCGTAAAGACCTCAAGGGACCCCCAGTGTCCTACCCATTTGCATTTCATCACCCTTCTACTCTCTCTTATGCTATAGTTTTTTAATACAACATTATGAGTATTTCTtacatcaaaatatatatagatataatttATGTTCGGAAACAAAACATCTCTCTATTATCCCATAACTAAAAAGCTGCAAAACagtattatttttcttttggtttttgaagtgaatttgaaaaataatcaaattcaaataactcTTCAAAAAATGGTTTCCAAAACCCACgtttaattatacaaaatgaatttaatacctaattttgtacttttaaatTGAGATAACCCAATTAATTCAAAGGGattgatgaaaagaaaaactagatGAAGTGGAATTATAAGGTTAATAATGACTTTGATCTGGTGCTCCACATTCTTCCACATCATGATTTACATTTTCCTAAAATCGTGCTACTCTAAAGTACACACACATAATGACCCAtgtgacctttttttttttttttttcttttcttcttctttttaaacattaagtattaaattaatttacatatacaCACACCTCTCCTCCCCCATCACACTTCTAAACAAACACACGTGGagacattaattaaattcaaaatctctAAATTACCATTTAATTAACCGCTAAGttacaatttctttcttccctCACTCCCAAAACAgatctttttcattaattcaTATTCACTAACGCTAAccgttttcttttgtttttaaaatcgatgaaaatattcattttccGTTAACGGATTGGTCACCTGTCAACGTCGCGTGGCCGTTACGTCCTTTCGCAACTACGGCGCACATTAGCAAAAATACGGCgccaatttttaattactttttttttttcagtaataatgataataactcttttttaaaaatttttttaattataattaacattggtaattatttttgtatttacattggtcactttttttcttctccccaCCGCTAGACGACTCGTCGGAATTTATTAGGGAAAAAatgttatgaaaattttaaaaaataataataatgataattattaAGGCAAAAATTATGGAATTTCTTCGTACAGATTTTACCGGAGAGGAGAATCTTCTACTCGGGGATGGCAACGAGCACTGGCCGCCAAGCTCGCCTGAGAAATCTGTACCGGAATGTCGCCGATACAGGTCTAAGAGAGCGGCGAGTGGTAGATGGAGAACTGATTCCAGCGGCGTTAGTGTTGGTCGATGTTAGGAATGCTTCCTGTTCTTCGATTCTTCTATCGGAGAGCCTATCCTCAAGCGGCGGCGGCGAGGAGACGAACAAATCCTTGAGTTTTCGTCTGGCTCGAACCTCCTTCTCGTTTTTCTCCGGAATCAAATTGTGGTTGTCGTCGTGGTCGTGGTCGTGGTCGTCGAGATCTTGAGAGTCGGCGGAGTTATCTTGGAAGGGAAATCGGCGGCGATCGGTGCGATTGAGGAGCATTCTTAGGGTTTTACGGCGGCGACGACGGAGATGGATGAGGGGACTAGCGTTGGGGCTTCGAGTAGGGCTACCAGCGACGGCACATTGAGAGGCTAAGAGCTTGAATTTATGCAAAGTAGCCATGGAGATTTGAGAGATTCGTTGGTGTGTATTTGTGTTGTGTGAAACAGAAAATTGGAATAAGAAATTGAGGAAACTgtatgagagagagagagagagagagagagagagagatctgAAGAATCTGAATAATGAATTAGGGATGAGAAGTGAGAAGAAGTGAGAAGTAAGAAGAAGTGTGTGATGTGAATTTTGGATCCTTTGAAGGGTTCTTCTTTACTCTTTGGAGttggagagagagaagaggagAGCAGCAgcgaacaaaaatatttatatttatttatttgttatcttCTTTGGAGGTTTATACCGTAGGGTTAGCCATTGTTTACACGTGGCGGGTCCTAGGAACTTGGATTCACATCcttccaaattttatatttacatttctaCTCACAAAACCTCGTTCCCTTTGCCCTTTCAATATACGTCTAAACATATTCGACTCGAATATATCTTACATTTTCAAtccaattcatattttttaatatgttcgATTGACATATCTTACATTTTCAAtccaattcatattttttaatatgttcgATTGGTTTGTcgagtttgaaaaaaaaaatgagacagTTGGAAACGATAAACACTCGGAAGGAGAGGTGTGAGATGAGAAGTTGAGACAAGAGAGATATGAGGCGCGACGTGAAGTATGTTAATGAAGTAAGGTTGCGTGAcctaaatttacttttactaattagtaataaataaaatataaatatataaacacacacacatatatatatataattcggGTTAGGTTGGGTTGAAGCAATATTTTCAACcccaacccaactcaaaaaaagaccaaaattttgaattcaatccAACTTAACTCTTATAACACGAGTTAGGTAGTTCGGGTTATTCAAATTGTCGGTTATTCTTTCACCTCTATCATCTAATAGTaagataatcaaaattaattgaatcgAAGGCGTTTGATTTATGTTCCATTTGAGAAAATCTAAACCaacaatattacaaaaaaaaaaaaaattgaaggctTAAACTGACCTAAATCACTGATCGACAATAGATTTATACTCCTTTAAGGTTGGAGTTGATTTACACATTTACTAAACTGATTATAGTATATTCGATGATACAGTTATTGTCAGAAAACTAATTCTGATCAATCGATGCATACCCCTATccagtaaaaagaaaaaaaaaagctttgaTACATCGAAATAGATATACATGATATGAATATAGATAAAAGAATTAGTATACGTGTGAAACATTCTAAATGTAATCCACttgaaaaatacaaactatgAAGTTAAGAGTAGTGGTATAGtgaaacttgtttttgttgaatgGTTGAAATTATTCGAACGGGTTATGTATGTTTTTGTGACTTTATGAGACTCCGGggtgaaaatgaatataaGATAATTTGAAGGTTTGATGTTTCTTCTTCGTATTAGTTTTGGGCTACGGTAGTGggctttttgtatttttggtTAGTCATAAGTTTTATTCGTATTTTAAAAGTATCCGTATTAATACGTATTCAATGTCACTTTTCTACCtcacataaaatatttatgcttcatataaaaaagaatatattatatatatatacttctaACAAAGTCGAGGATACTTAAGTCATCATTAATCAATTTCTTAAgttctatttaaaattattataattgcaATTTTGAAACATGGAAAAAAGTTTGGGTAATATTGTAACTTTTGAGTGTCcgtgaatattttttaaaaaataaataataaacaaatggaAGGTAATTATGCAAATTTACTTTTCActcttaaaagttaaaacatttGTGTTTATTGTGTTGAGTAGctatctcaaatttatttccaaataaatttatggacTTAGGTTTGTCATAAGTTATTaagtcttttttattttagtgtaaattaaaatttatggactTGTGTTATCCTAAGTTTTTATAAGtgcaaattgaaatttatgggcttattaaatctaaaatttaaagttttaaaaatgttggtagacacaaaaataataaaaataaaatagcatATAAGACTTTTAAAACTTATggacttattttaaaatttataattttgtccatatttaaatatttgttttaatctttcatataatgtttgttatttcatataatgaaattttgatttttttttttaataaataagagtaggaaaaaaaatatggacgAGAGTGGAATCGTAAAATCGTGAACCTAACACACAATTTATTCTAAATTCAAACGTTTCTCTAATTCTCAAACGTTTTCTTTAATCTTCCATCTAGCACCTTCACAcctctttccttttaatttattcgGTTGACCACTATATCCAACGAGTTCTCCTATCACCTGTTGTCGTCCACTGCTCGGTCATGGATGCTACCTCTTTTTCACTCTATCACTTTTTTTAGAATTCTAATCTATTTTTGCCAAAAATTTAGTACTAAActctaaactctaaatttgtttttttaattaacaacaacattttcagatttttttttttttttgttactatcctattttgccatttttttaaaaaattaattactattagAATTaccctaaaattttatttgaaaaggtttaattaagataattgAAGTTGTATTATTAatctattaaataataattatgatgatTAAAGTAAAGAATTACgagaaaatgtattttaactAAAGgaaatttacataaaatattattcacATAGGACAAAATAAGAGtgacaaaattgaaatgacATCAACCGTAGaaattcataataataataataataataataatagaattgaatattgaatatttcaataattaatttctttggactttatattttagaattccGCTTaatctttgaaaatttaaaattagttcaaTCTTCCGTTAGTTAGTTAATGAAAAATGacatatagttttaaaattaattttaggatattttaatgttaatgtcacgattataatttataatcacttttataaaatcatttaagGTAACAAAAGTTTCAATAAAAAAGACTCAAGATTTCATTGCAACGAACCAATCAAGAAATTGtagttttacatttatttattttagtaaaataaagaaagagtgGAAGCAATACATTTATGAGCTCTACCTTGTGATTTAGAGCTTTTAGTCCAATGTTCATACTCcaaaatgtaaagaaaatagaaagattggatcaaacatattaattgaaagaaagaattcaaatgCCATGGTCATGACTTTACGACTAGAAAGACTAGAAAGTATGATGGAGTAAATCATGGGCCAAAAACCAAGAAACACAATACACTATCCCaatcaatcaataaataaaggtCGATagaaattttccatttttatttcgtacttttctttagaaaaaaaaaaaatccacattTACTAAACATGTCgtgtattatatatttaaatagaaaatttctaACATTCCAAATACCTAAACTATTCCAAATTCAAAAACCACACCTAGAAGATAAGAAAATCCTAAACCCATAAAAAGGGATTGATTTAGGGAGTTTATTAGGGTTGTTTGACCCAACTTCAAGAAAGCTTCGTGGTTGAAAGTTTAGTTATAATAGTCGGTGTTTTTAATCAATACAACgtataattaactttaacaTTGCTAATGTGAAATCATTCATTTGCTAAAGTACTTGAAaagcattttttcttttatttctaacTTTTGAGGTGTTGTTAggcttccttttcttttactatgtGTAATTGTTAGTTTCTAGTAAGAGAGTAGACATCCGAAAGAATGTTGAggatgaaaaaggaaaagatgaaaagtaTGAAATGTGGAAGAAGTGGAGAGTGAAGTTTGATGTGTTGCAGAAAAGTGGAAAGAgtatgaaaatgaagaaggaatACCAAAAGTATGAAGTCAACTGCGCGTCTACCAACTTCCGCCTTCCATTTCTACATGACATTGCTTCaacttttgtttctaaatCATTCCTATATCATgttttcatctctcttttcCAAAAATCCATATCATCCTTAATCAAATCTCTTCAATGGAGATCAATCCCCTCTTTTCCCCTTTATTCCTCTTCATTACTCTCCTCCTCACCTCCCCTGCTTCCTCCTCCTCTGTATATGACCAATGGTTCTTCAACTGCCAATATCCGTTTAATTGCGGCAGTATTCTTCACAACAGATATCCTCTTCTCTGGAGATATAATGGAACAGAATTTTGTGGTGGTTATCCCGAGCCAATGAAGCTCAATTGCGATCGAAGCCCAGTGACCATAGAAATTGTGGGAGCAAATTACGAAATCCTGGGTTTTAGTATGAATGATCAAATTCTTATAATAGCTGAAATCGGATATTCATATCGATTTTGTTCGCTAGGAAATAATAGTTTGTCAACTTCAATCTATGCGATAATTCCTGTATCTTATGACTGCCCGAATCCCCAATCAGAAAGACCTACTTGCTCTCGAAATGAATTTAGGTACATGCCATTTAATCCTGACGTAAATTATTGTTGGTTAAGTTTGGTAGTGCCATGGTCGGTAGAAGAAGTTCGTGGTGATTTGCAAAAGGTAGCGCACGATATATCAGAGTTTAAAAAGCCAGGCCGGAAGGTAGATGGTCAAGTATGTAGCCATTGCAAAGAACGTGGTGGTCTTTATTTTTATGACTTGCAATTGGGTCAAACAAGGTGCTGCTGTCAATTTTCATCTATTGGGATTGCTTCCTGCTCTTCCTCATCTGTTACTCAATCGCCAAATTATGCAGATGAGCCAAAGACAGCGCTGCCCTCCGGTATGTACACAAACTTTGTCCTCAACTGTCCTTGTTTTCCCTTTAAAAGTTATGCAATATAACTTCTGTTCTGATAGGTTTCCTT
Coding sequences:
- the LOC101215025 gene encoding uncharacterized protein LOC101215025: MATLHKFKLLASQCAVAGSPTRSPNASPLIHLRRRRRKTLRMLLNRTDRRRFPFQDNSADSQDLDDHDHDHDDNHNLIPEKNEKEVRARRKLKDLFVSSPPPLEDRLSDRRIEEQEAFLTSTNTNAAGISSPSTTRRSLRPVSATFRYRFLRRAWRPVLVAIPE